A part of Anaerotignum faecicola genomic DNA contains:
- a CDS encoding ABC transporter permease — MNKRDMIDMALRNLWKRRLRTALTVLGVVIGTASIVVMVSIGIGMNKGFASQLENWGSLQVIDVYPSGGMEYDKETDSMKQTKKQDELNAKAVENFRQMEHVQAVSPVLEDYLYLTAGKYMADASFIGIEPGAMTALGYQVEDGRALSEEDSKAIVIGGGVEFYNPKLSWEMRNASEPPQVDVLNEKLGVTWDWSYGTRDADKTIKPVKVDAVGKMSADGNNGWTVIMPIRELEKIQKEKQAWEQKQNGGSSNGNRQKSKEYQRVMVKVDEMEHVQQVQQKIKDMGFRATSLTDELEAMKETTRMLRLVLGAIGAISMVVAAISITNTMVMAIYERTKEIGIMKVIGASLKDIKGLFLTEAAFIGFSGGIIGIIVSYGASFLVNFVAQRQGSTMQSAIPIWLALGGIAFSTAVGVIAGYLPAKRAMKLSALMAIKTE; from the coding sequence ATGAACAAACGTGACATGATTGATATGGCACTGCGCAACCTCTGGAAGCGAAGGCTGCGGACGGCGCTGACGGTGCTTGGCGTTGTAATCGGGACGGCTTCTATCGTGGTTATGGTTTCTATTGGTATCGGCATGAATAAGGGCTTTGCCAGTCAACTGGAAAACTGGGGCAGCCTGCAGGTGATTGACGTTTATCCCAGTGGCGGTATGGAATATGACAAAGAAACAGATTCCATGAAGCAGACAAAAAAGCAGGATGAGCTGAATGCAAAGGCGGTTGAGAACTTTCGGCAGATGGAGCATGTGCAGGCGGTTTCGCCCGTGCTTGAGGATTATCTTTACCTGACAGCAGGAAAATACATGGCGGATGCAAGCTTTATCGGCATTGAGCCGGGGGCAATGACCGCCTTGGGCTATCAGGTAGAGGATGGACGTGCCTTATCGGAGGAGGACAGCAAGGCCATTGTGATTGGCGGCGGGGTGGAATTTTATAACCCGAAGCTGAGCTGGGAAATGCGCAATGCCTCCGAGCCGCCGCAGGTGGATGTGCTGAATGAAAAGCTTGGTGTGACATGGGATTGGAGTTACGGCACACGGGACGCAGACAAAACCATTAAGCCTGTGAAGGTGGATGCGGTTGGGAAGATGTCTGCCGACGGGAATAACGGCTGGACGGTCATCATGCCGATTCGAGAGCTGGAGAAGATACAGAAGGAAAAGCAGGCATGGGAGCAAAAGCAAAATGGCGGAAGCAGCAACGGCAATCGCCAAAAGTCCAAGGAATATCAGCGTGTGATGGTAAAGGTGGACGAAATGGAGCATGTGCAGCAGGTGCAGCAGAAAATCAAGGACATGGGCTTTCGTGCCACCAGCCTGACGGATGAACTGGAGGCCATGAAGGAAACCACCAGAATGCTGCGGTTGGTTCTTGGGGCAATCGGCGCGATTTCCATGGTGGTTGCGGCAATCAGCATTACGAATACCATGGTTATGGCAATTTATGAACGCACGAAGGAAATCGGTATCATGAAGGTTATCGGGGCATCTTTGAAGGATATCAAGGGACTCTTCCTGACCGAGGCGGCTTTTATCGGCTTTTCGGGCGGTATTATTGGGATTATCGTCAGCTATGGAGCTTCGTTTCTGGTCAATTTCGTTGCACAGCGACAGGGAAGCACCATGCAGTCGGCAATTCCCATCTGGCTTGCTTTGGGCGGCATTGCCTTTTCTACGGCGGTAGGCGTAATTGCCGGATATCTGCCTGCGAAGCGTGCAATGAAGCTGAGTGCATTGATGGCAATTAAAACAGAATAA
- a CDS encoding NUDIX hydrolase — protein MIEAVSCGGVVIYKWKILLLYKNQNGRYMGWVLPKGTVEEGETYRQTALREVKEESGANGEIIKYVGKTQYTFKGSEDTVNKTVHWYLMSANSFYCKPQSEEYFADAGFYKFHEAYHLLKFNDERQILKKAYYEYSEMRKNKEFLRRKFGESKS, from the coding sequence ATGATAGAAGCAGTCAGCTGCGGTGGCGTTGTGATATACAAGTGGAAGATCCTTCTGCTGTATAAAAATCAGAATGGCAGATATATGGGCTGGGTTCTTCCCAAGGGAACTGTGGAGGAAGGCGAAACCTATCGGCAGACGGCTTTGCGCGAGGTAAAGGAAGAAAGCGGGGCAAATGGCGAGATTATCAAATATGTCGGCAAGACCCAATATACCTTTAAGGGCAGTGAGGATACTGTAAATAAAACGGTACATTGGTATCTGATGAGTGCCAATTCCTTTTACTGCAAACCGCAGAGTGAGGAATATTTTGCCGATGCCGGTTTCTATAAATTCCATGAGGCTTATCATCTGCTGAAGTTTAACGATGAACGCCAGATCTTGAAAAAAGCGTACTATGAATATAGTGAAATGCGCAAAAACAAAGAGTTTCTGAGAAGAAAATTCGGTGAAAGCAAATCATAA
- a CDS encoding polysaccharide deacetylase family protein — protein MKRRKAIAAVLAAVLSLVSASAAYAEELSEQEMTKQEAAEVLEQEPTEQETAEPPQEDATEQLSYGKVVDAAEDAESLEGEYIPVLMYHHFAIRNMGVGNGVVTTTKELEDHLHYFQSQGYRIISLEELDSLLTATERDTHAEGLGLGLGKKYLCITMDDGYFSNYDLAYPLFKKYRVPASVFAVTDYVTNRIGIQKFTWNQAATMEKSGYMKVYSHTADHQPVVAGEEEAFLDSMRRSEETLTENLGTKHVKAMAYPNGRYTEAAQQLLDEDGYVLQFTVENSVITRKTKRDAIPRITIESGMSGEDVVRKIELTAENTFAAEGEGNET, from the coding sequence ATGAAGAGAAGAAAAGCAATCGCGGCTGTGCTTGCGGCAGTGCTTTCGCTCGTTTCGGCTTCTGCGGCGTATGCAGAGGAGCTTTCGGAGCAGGAAATGACAAAGCAGGAAGCGGCGGAGGTTTTGGAGCAGGAACCAACAGAGCAGGAGACAGCAGAGCCTCCGCAGGAGGATGCAACAGAACAGCTATCTTATGGAAAGGTTGTTGATGCGGCGGAGGATGCAGAGTCGCTGGAGGGGGAATATATCCCCGTCCTGATGTACCACCATTTTGCAATTCGCAATATGGGAGTTGGCAACGGCGTTGTGACAACCACAAAGGAATTGGAGGATCATCTGCACTATTTCCAATCGCAGGGCTATAGAATCATTTCCTTAGAGGAACTGGACAGCCTGCTTACGGCGACGGAAAGGGATACCCATGCGGAAGGTCTTGGACTTGGTTTGGGAAAGAAATATCTCTGTATTACCATGGATGACGGCTATTTCAGCAATTATGATCTGGCATATCCGCTGTTCAAAAAATATCGTGTGCCTGCGTCTGTGTTTGCAGTGACGGATTATGTGACGAATCGGATTGGTATCCAGAAATTCACATGGAATCAGGCGGCAACGATGGAAAAATCGGGCTATATGAAGGTTTACAGCCATACGGCAGACCATCAGCCTGTTGTGGCAGGGGAGGAAGAGGCGTTCCTTGATTCCATGCGCAGAAGCGAGGAAACGCTGACCGAAAACCTCGGCACAAAGCATGTGAAGGCAATGGCTTACCCCAATGGGCGTTATACAGAGGCGGCACAGCAGCTTCTGGATGAGGATGGCTATGTGCTGCAGTTTACCGTGGAAAACAGCGTGATTACAAGAAAGACCAAAAGAGATGCAATTCCGCGTATCACGATTGAATCCGGCATGAGCGGTGAGGACGTGGTGCGGAAAATTGAATTAACTGCAGAAAATACATTTGCTGCGGAAGGAGAAGGAAACGAGACATGA
- a CDS encoding sugar-binding transcriptional regulator, with protein sequence MEHKLQLIKKIAPDLTEEMIKRYRVLKTVRLLQPCGRRLVVLSLGMTERTVRSEIERLSAQALVHISKIGMSLTEEGMEVLEGLETIFSALTGLSILEERLTDALGAQKVFIAQGDSDSSERAKKEMGQLAARVLSENTTEDLRIAIAGGSAMAELVQAAPESAVPMAKMVLPARGSIGRRLELQADTLAARLAEKLQADYRLLHLPDNLSPRVLEEMKKDPDISETIAEMEQANILLLGVGNALELAEKRRLDEAVRKQLEKDNAVAEACGYYFDGAGKVVYETRSIGIDFNDIDKMDCIILVAGGKKKAESLLAVSHSIPNGIFVTDEGAALEMLRLAGK encoded by the coding sequence ATGGAACATAAATTGCAACTGATTAAAAAAATCGCGCCGGATTTGACAGAGGAAATGATCAAGCGGTATCGTGTTCTGAAAACGGTCAGACTGCTGCAGCCCTGCGGCAGGCGGCTTGTGGTGCTTTCTCTTGGCATGACGGAGCGGACGGTGCGCAGCGAGATTGAACGGTTGAGTGCGCAGGCACTGGTTCATATTTCTAAAATCGGCATGAGCCTGACGGAAGAGGGCATGGAGGTTCTGGAGGGACTGGAGACAATTTTTTCTGCCTTGACGGGGCTTTCCATTCTGGAGGAACGGTTGACGGATGCCCTTGGGGCGCAGAAGGTCTTTATTGCGCAGGGGGACAGTGACAGCAGCGAGCGTGCCAAGAAGGAAATGGGACAGCTTGCGGCGCGCGTGCTTTCTGAAAATACAACAGAGGATTTGCGGATTGCCATTGCAGGCGGCTCTGCCATGGCGGAGCTGGTGCAGGCGGCACCGGAATCCGCTGTGCCGATGGCGAAGATGGTACTGCCGGCGCGTGGGAGCATCGGGCGCAGATTGGAGCTGCAGGCGGATACCCTTGCGGCAAGACTGGCGGAAAAGCTGCAGGCGGATTATCGTTTGCTGCACCTGCCGGATAATTTAAGCCCAAGAGTGCTGGAGGAAATGAAGAAGGACCCGGATATTTCTGAAACCATTGCGGAAATGGAGCAGGCGAATATCCTGCTTCTGGGCGTAGGGAATGCTTTGGAGCTTGCGGAAAAACGCCGTTTGGATGAAGCTGTTCGCAAACAGCTGGAAAAGGACAATGCCGTTGCCGAGGCGTGCGGCTATTATTTTGACGGCGCAGGCAAGGTGGTCTATGAAACCCGTTCTATTGGGATTGATTTTAATGATATTGATAAAATGGACTGCATTATCTTAGTGGCAGGCGGCAAAAAGAAGGCAGAAAGCCTGCTTGCAGTCAGCCATAGCATCCCCAACGGCATTTTTGTGACGGATGAAGGTGCAGCTTTGGAAATGTTAAGGCTTGCGGGAAAGTAA
- a CDS encoding phosphoglycerate kinase, translating to MLNKKTVDDLKVTGKRVLVRCDFNVPLKDGVITDENRITAALPTIKKLIDEGAKVILCSHMGKPKGEVKPELSLAPVAKRLSELLDKEVVFAKDDNVVGENAKAAVAAMQNGDVVLLENTRYRKEETKNEENFSKELASLADVFVNDAFGTSHRAHCSTVGVTKFVQESAVGYLMEKEIAFLGNAVNNPERPFVAILGGSKVSDKINVINNLLEKVDTLIIGGGMAYTFAAAKGGKVGNSLLEEDKIPYAQEMMKKAEEKGVKFLTPVDTVIAKEFKNDTEYKTVPTGEIPDGWMGLDIGEETRKQFADAIKGAKTVVWNGPMGVFEFENFAKGTKAVAEAMASIDATTIIGGGDSAAAVNQLGYGDKMTHISTGGGASLEFLEGKELPGVVAVDDK from the coding sequence ATGCTGAATAAGAAAACAGTGGATGATCTTAAGGTAACAGGAAAACGCGTATTGGTAAGATGTGACTTTAACGTACCCCTTAAGGACGGCGTGATTACGGACGAAAACAGAATTACAGCGGCTTTGCCGACCATCAAAAAGCTGATTGACGAGGGCGCAAAGGTAATTCTCTGCTCACACATGGGCAAGCCCAAGGGCGAGGTAAAGCCTGAACTTTCTTTGGCTCCCGTAGCAAAAAGACTTTCCGAATTACTGGACAAGGAGGTTGTTTTTGCAAAGGATGACAATGTAGTCGGCGAAAATGCAAAGGCGGCGGTTGCGGCAATGCAGAACGGCGATGTTGTGCTTCTGGAAAACACCCGTTACAGAAAGGAAGAAACAAAGAACGAAGAAAATTTCAGCAAGGAGCTGGCTTCTCTGGCAGATGTTTTTGTAAACGATGCCTTTGGCACAAGCCACAGAGCGCACTGCTCCACAGTTGGCGTAACCAAATTCGTGCAGGAATCCGCAGTGGGCTATCTGATGGAAAAAGAAATCGCATTCCTCGGCAATGCCGTAAATAACCCCGAAAGACCCTTTGTGGCAATTCTGGGCGGCTCCAAGGTTTCCGATAAAATCAATGTCATCAATAACCTTCTGGAAAAGGTGGATACACTGATTATCGGCGGCGGCATGGCATATACCTTCGCGGCGGCAAAGGGCGGCAAGGTTGGTAATTCCCTGCTGGAGGAGGATAAGATTCCCTATGCACAGGAAATGATGAAAAAGGCAGAGGAAAAAGGCGTGAAATTCTTAACTCCCGTGGATACGGTGATTGCAAAGGAATTTAAGAATGACACAGAATATAAAACCGTACCGACAGGCGAAATTCCTGATGGATGGATGGGTCTGGATATCGGTGAGGAAACCAGAAAGCAGTTTGCGGATGCCATCAAGGGCGCAAAAACCGTTGTATGGAACGGACCTATGGGCGTATTTGAATTTGAAAATTTTGCAAAGGGCACAAAGGCAGTTGCAGAAGCAATGGCCTCTATCGATGCAACCACAATCATCGGCGGCGGTGATTCTGCGGCGGCAGTCAACCAGCTGGGCTATGGCGATAAAATGACACATATTTCCACAGGCGGCGGCGCATCGCTGGAATTTTTGGAGGGCAAGGAGCTGCCCGGCGTTGTTGCGGTGGATGATAAATAA
- the tpiA gene encoding triose-phosphate isomerase has product MRKKIVAGNWKMNKTPKEAAEFCKLMKEKVVSDAVEVVFCVPFVDLYPVLEELKGTGIGVGAENMHFAESGAYTGEVSVQMLKEMGVGYVILGHSERRQYFGETDEMVNQKVKKALETGIVPILCCGETLEQREAGITIEWVRIQIKCALAGVSAEDAKKVVVAYEPIWAIGTGKTATSAQAQEVCHAIRTVLAELYGRETAEEIRIQYGGSVNSKNAAELFAMEDIDGGLVGGASLKEEFVSIVHY; this is encoded by the coding sequence ATGAGGAAAAAAATCGTTGCAGGCAACTGGAAAATGAATAAAACACCGAAGGAAGCGGCAGAGTTCTGTAAGCTGATGAAGGAAAAGGTCGTTTCCGATGCGGTTGAGGTTGTATTCTGTGTGCCTTTTGTGGATTTATATCCCGTTCTGGAGGAGCTGAAGGGCACAGGCATCGGCGTTGGTGCGGAAAATATGCACTTTGCGGAAAGCGGCGCATATACCGGCGAGGTTTCTGTGCAAATGCTGAAGGAAATGGGCGTTGGCTATGTCATTCTGGGACATTCCGAGCGCAGACAGTATTTCGGTGAAACAGATGAAATGGTCAATCAGAAGGTGAAAAAAGCCTTGGAAACAGGCATTGTGCCGATTCTTTGCTGTGGGGAAACCTTGGAGCAGAGAGAAGCAGGCATTACGATTGAATGGGTGCGTATCCAGATAAAGTGCGCTTTGGCAGGTGTTTCTGCCGAGGATGCAAAGAAGGTTGTTGTTGCCTATGAGCCTATCTGGGCAATCGGCACGGGCAAAACCGCAACCTCTGCACAGGCGCAGGAGGTCTGCCATGCAATTCGTACCGTTCTGGCAGAGCTGTACGGCAGGGAAACGGCAGAGGAAATCCGTATCCAGTACGGCGGCAGTGTCAACAGCAAAAATGCGGCAGAGCTGTTCGCAATGGAGGATATTGACGGCGGTCTGGTCGGCGGCGCAAGCCTGAAAGAGGAATTTGTTTCTATCGTACACTATTAA
- a CDS encoding PrsW family intramembrane metalloprotease, giving the protein MLVELASTPVAAGLFFLYIKDKYEKEPWKMLFLGVLFGLYTAAVVYALGSFLEERFPHEETPFYTAFFSSAGVEEAVKFLFLFFLIWGNRNFNEPLDGIVYGVFVSLGFAWAENVIYVTHPILGGYETALERALLSVPGHGLFGVRMGYYFALGKYRNRKRYLPLAFFSPYLAHALYNYFLLKREPVFWLFFSVLEVRLWGFGLKRIKELQNCSPFREKVSKES; this is encoded by the coding sequence ATGCTTGTGGAGCTGGCGAGTACACCTGTTGCGGCAGGGTTATTCTTCCTTTATATCAAGGATAAATATGAAAAGGAGCCTTGGAAAATGCTGTTTCTGGGTGTTCTATTCGGGCTGTATACAGCGGCGGTGGTATATGCCCTCGGCAGCTTTTTAGAGGAACGGTTTCCGCATGAGGAAACACCGTTTTACACGGCTTTTTTCAGCTCGGCGGGGGTGGAGGAGGCTGTGAAGTTTCTGTTTCTGTTTTTTCTCATCTGGGGCAACCGCAACTTCAATGAGCCGCTTGACGGGATTGTATACGGCGTATTTGTTTCGCTCGGCTTTGCCTGGGCGGAGAATGTGATTTATGTGACGCACCCGATTCTTGGCGGCTATGAAACGGCACTTGAGAGGGCGCTGCTTTCCGTACCCGGACATGGGCTGTTCGGTGTCCGGATGGGATATTATTTTGCGCTGGGGAAATACCGCAATCGGAAAAGATATCTGCCGCTTGCCTTTTTCAGTCCTTATCTTGCCCATGCATTGTATAATTATTTTCTGCTGAAAAGGGAACCTGTCTTTTGGTTATTTTTTTCAGTTTTAGAGGTGCGGCTCTGGGGTTTCGGGTTAAAAAGAATCAAAGAGCTGCAAAACTGCTCGCCGTTTCGGGAAAAAGTATCAAAAGAGTCTTAG
- the eno gene encoding phosphopyruvate hydratase, with protein MKGYYEITDVYAREILDSRGNPTVEVEVILDDCILGRAAVPSGASTGAFEAVELRDGGDRYNGVGVQDAVDNVNDIIADAIIGMNALDQVAIDKAMIALDGTPNKGKLGANAILGVSMAVAKAAAEALDLPLYQYLGGFNAKTMPVPMMNIMNGGKHADNTVDVQEFMIMPVGADSFKEALRMCAEIYHKLKKVLKDKGLSTAVGDEGGFAPDLPTADAVIDLIQEAVVAAGYKWGEDIKIALDAAATELYDEKDGKYHFPGESKMLGKEIVRTSEEMVDFWKALVAKYPLVSLEDGLAEEDWAGWQLLTKELGDQIQLVGDDLFVTNTERLQKGIDLKAGNSILIKVNQIGTLTETFNAIQLANRNKMTAVVSHRSGETEDATIADIVVAVNAGQIKTGAPARTDRVAKYNQLLRIEEELDDAAEYLGVDAFFNLK; from the coding sequence ATGAAAGGTTATTACGAAATTACAGATGTATACGCAAGAGAAATTCTGGACTCCAGAGGCAACCCTACGGTTGAGGTAGAGGTTATTCTGGATGACTGCATTCTGGGCCGTGCGGCTGTTCCCAGCGGCGCATCCACAGGTGCATTTGAAGCAGTGGAGCTGCGTGACGGCGGCGACAGATACAACGGCGTTGGCGTGCAGGATGCAGTGGATAATGTAAACGATATCATTGCAGATGCTATCATTGGTATGAATGCACTGGATCAGGTTGCAATCGATAAGGCGATGATTGCACTGGACGGCACACCCAATAAGGGCAAGCTGGGCGCAAACGCAATCTTGGGTGTTTCCATGGCAGTTGCAAAGGCAGCGGCAGAAGCACTGGATTTGCCTTTGTATCAGTATCTGGGCGGCTTTAACGCAAAAACAATGCCCGTTCCCATGATGAACATTATGAACGGCGGTAAGCACGCAGATAATACCGTAGACGTACAGGAATTTATGATTATGCCTGTTGGTGCAGACTCCTTCAAGGAAGCACTGAGAATGTGCGCAGAAATTTATCATAAGCTGAAAAAGGTGCTGAAGGATAAGGGCCTTTCTACAGCAGTTGGTGACGAAGGCGGCTTCGCACCCGACCTGCCGACAGCAGACGCTGTTATTGACCTGATTCAGGAAGCAGTTGTAGCCGCAGGCTATAAATGGGGCGAGGACATCAAGATTGCTCTGGATGCGGCTGCAACAGAGCTGTATGATGAAAAGGACGGCAAGTATCACTTCCCCGGCGAAAGCAAGATGCTTGGCAAGGAAATCGTAAGAACCTCTGAAGAAATGGTTGATTTCTGGAAGGCTTTGGTTGCAAAATATCCTCTGGTTTCCTTGGAGGATGGTCTGGCTGAGGAGGACTGGGCAGGCTGGCAGCTTCTGACAAAGGAACTGGGCGATCAGATTCAGCTGGTTGGCGATGACCTGTTCGTTACAAATACAGAAAGATTGCAGAAGGGCATTGACCTGAAGGCAGGCAACTCCATTCTGATTAAGGTGAACCAGATTGGTACATTGACAGAAACCTTCAATGCAATCCAGCTGGCAAACAGAAACAAGATGACAGCAGTTGTTTCTCACAGAAGTGGCGAAACAGAGGATGCAACGATTGCGGATATCGTGGTTGCTGTGAATGCAGGGCAGATTAAAACCGGCGCACCTGCAAGAACAGACCGTGTGGCAAAATATAACCAGCTGCTGAGAATCGAAGAGGAACTGGACGATGCGGCAGAATATCTGGGCGTTGATGCGTTCTTCAACTTGAAGTAA
- the gpmI gene encoding 2,3-bisphosphoglycerate-independent phosphoglycerate mutase: MEKKTTVLMILDGFGLNDKAEGNAVKLAKTPVLDGLVQKYPFVEGYASGLDVGLPAGQMGNSEVGHLNMGAGRVVYQELTRITKAIEDGDFFENSTLLEAVEHCKKNNSALHLYGLLSDGGVHSHNTHLYALLQLAKRNDLEKVYVHVFLDGRDTPPTSGAEYAAQLEEKMREIGVGKIATVMGRYYAMDRDKRWERVQEAYNAMVLGRGTTATDAVQAIRDSYEAGKTDEFVLPTVIVKEDGMATAKISDHDAVIFYNFRPDRAREITRSLCDPDFDGFQRESVPQDLKYICFTEYDVTIPNKEVAFKPQKLKNTLGEYISSLGLKQLRTAETEKYAHVTFFFNGGVEEPNPNEDRWLVPSPKVATYDLQPEMSAVAVTDGLVKAIRSGEYDLIIVNYANSDMVGHTGVLSAAIKAVETVDTCVGRVVDALLAVNGQMFICADHGNSDQMIDYETGQPFTAHTTNPVPFILVNYTDGVGLREGGKLADIAPTLLEMMGLPKPAEMTGTSLLIGK, translated from the coding sequence ATGGAGAAAAAAACAACAGTTTTGATGATTTTGGATGGCTTCGGTCTGAATGATAAAGCAGAGGGCAATGCAGTGAAGCTGGCAAAGACCCCTGTTCTGGACGGACTGGTGCAGAAATATCCCTTCGTTGAGGGCTATGCCAGCGGCTTAGATGTTGGCTTGCCGGCAGGGCAGATGGGCAATTCTGAGGTCGGGCATCTGAATATGGGCGCGGGGCGTGTCGTTTATCAGGAGCTGACACGCATCACAAAGGCGATTGAGGACGGAGATTTCTTTGAAAACTCCACACTGCTGGAGGCAGTGGAGCATTGTAAGAAAAACAATTCCGCACTGCATCTGTATGGTTTGCTTTCCGACGGCGGCGTGCATAGCCACAATACCCACCTGTATGCTTTGCTGCAGCTGGCAAAAAGAAACGATCTGGAGAAGGTTTATGTGCATGTTTTTCTGGACGGCAGAGATACCCCTCCGACCTCCGGTGCGGAATATGCCGCACAGCTGGAGGAAAAAATGCGCGAAATCGGCGTAGGCAAAATTGCAACCGTAATGGGCAGATATTATGCCATGGACAGAGATAAGCGCTGGGAGCGTGTGCAGGAGGCATATAACGCCATGGTGCTTGGCAGAGGAACCACGGCAACCGATGCGGTGCAGGCAATCAGGGATTCCTATGAAGCAGGCAAGACGGATGAATTTGTTCTGCCTACGGTAATTGTAAAAGAGGACGGCATGGCAACAGCGAAAATCAGTGACCATGATGCGGTGATTTTCTATAACTTCCGTCCGGACAGGGCAAGAGAAATCACACGCTCTCTCTGTGATCCCGATTTTGACGGATTCCAAAGAGAAAGTGTGCCGCAGGATTTGAAATATATCTGCTTTACGGAATATGATGTGACGATTCCAAATAAGGAGGTTGCATTCAAGCCGCAGAAGCTGAAAAATACATTAGGGGAATATATTTCCTCTCTGGGGCTGAAGCAGCTCAGAACGGCGGAAACAGAAAAATATGCACACGTTACGTTTTTCTTCAACGGCGGTGTGGAGGAACCCAATCCCAATGAGGATCGTTGGCTGGTGCCCTCTCCCAAGGTTGCAACCTATGATTTGCAGCCGGAAATGAGCGCAGTTGCCGTAACCGATGGTCTGGTAAAGGCAATTCGCTCCGGAGAATATGATTTGATTATTGTAAACTACGCAAACTCTGATATGGTAGGGCATACAGGCGTGCTTTCTGCCGCAATTAAGGCGGTGGAAACGGTGGATACCTGTGTAGGCAGAGTGGTGGATGCACTGCTTGCGGTGAATGGGCAGATGTTTATCTGCGCCGACCATGGCAACAGTGACCAGATGATTGATTATGAAACCGGACAGCCCTTTACAGCACATACCACAAACCCCGTTCCCTTCATTCTGGTGAATTATACCGACGGCGTGGGATTGCGCGAGGGCGGCAAGCTGGCTGATATTGCGCCGACCTTATTGGAAATGATGGGATTGCCCAAGCCTGCGGAAATGACAGGCACAAGCTTATTGATTGGTAAATAA